From Triticum aestivum cultivar Chinese Spring chromosome 4A, IWGSC CS RefSeq v2.1, whole genome shotgun sequence, a single genomic window includes:
- the LOC123086659 gene encoding ABC transporter G family member 25 → MPPNGQTVHGGGGGGLVSPTAATPVPSSKMDCFLSSVCTPLNLQFIDVAYRVKVERTAGPAKEPPGRISHSGGGAGGLGGVSAAVEERTILKGITGEARPGEVLAVLGPSGSGKSTLLSILGGRLAGRYSGTVLTGGRAPCRAVQRCTGFVAQDDILHPHLTVRETLAFCAMLRLPATAPTSAKLAAADAVIAELGLGACADTIVGNAFVRGVSGGERKRVSIGHELLVNPSLLVLDEPTSGLDSTAASRLVATLSALARRGRTVVLSVHQPSSRVYRAFDSVLLLSEGSCMYHGPGRDAMDYFASVGFAPGFHVNPADFMLDLANGFAQAEYSDRPAEGGSVKQSLIASYARELAPKVKAAITAGAHVDENGHAGAGEQPLESCSGSGCTSWTNQFTILLRRSLKERRHETFTSLRLFQIIAPALVAGAMWWRSTPLEVQDRMGLLFFISIFWGVFASFNAVFAFPQERPVLARERASGMYSLSSYFMARMAGDLPMELALPAAFTLIVYLMAGLNPAPAAFALTLLVILSYVLVAEGLGLAIGALMMDAKRASTLATVIMLAYLLTGGFYVHNVPIFMIWAKYSSFTYYCYRLLIAVQYSGHLAQLLPLDSTHGEAGTWTCVGALVAMFFAYRLLAYFALRRVRT, encoded by the exons ATGCCTCCGAACGGGCAGACCGTgcatggcggtggcggcggcggcttagtCTCGCCCACGGCCGCCACGCCGGTGCCGTCGTCCAAGATGGACTGCTTCCTGTCGTCCGTCTGCACGCCGCTGAATCTCCAG TTCATCGACGTCGCGTACCGCGTGAAGGTGGAGAGGACGGCCGGGCCGGCGAAGGAGCCGCCGGGAAGGATATCGCACTCGGGTGGTGGTGCCGGCGGCCTCGGCGGCGTGTCGGCGGCCGTTGAGGAGAGGACGATACTCAAGGGGATCACCGGCGAGGCGCGGCCCGGGGAGGTTCTGGCCGTGCTAGGCCCGTCCGGCAGCGGCAAGTCGACGCTCCTGTCCATCCTCGGCGGCCGCCTCGCCGGCCGCTACTCGGGCACGGTCCTGACCGGCGGGCGCGCCCCGTGCCGCGCCGTGCAGCGCTGCACGGGGTTCGTCGCCCAGGACGACATCCTCCACCCGCACCTCACCGTCCGCGAGACGCTCGCCTTCTGCGCCATGCTGCGCCTCCCCGCCACCGCCCCGACCTCCGCCAAGCTGGCCGCCGCCGACGCCGTGATCGCGGAGCTGGGCCTCGGCGCCTGCGCCGACACCATCGTGGGCAACGCGTTCGTGCGCGGCGTGTCCGGCGGCGAGCGGAAGCGCGTGAGCATCGGGCACGAGCTGCTGGTGAACCCGAGCCTGCTGGTCCTGGACGAGCCCACCTCCGGGCTGGACTCCACCGCCGCGTCCCGCCTCGTGGCCACGCTCTCGGCGCTGGCGCGCAGGGGGCGCACGGTGGTGCTGTCCGTGCACCAGCCGTCCAGCCGCGTGTACCGGGCCTTCGACTCCGTGCTGCTCCTCTCCGAGGGGAGCTGCATGTACCACGGCCCCGGCCGCGACGCCATGGACTACTTCGCCTCCGTCGGCTTCGCGCCGGGCTTCCACGTCAACCCCGCCGACTTCATGCTCGACCTCGCTAACG gctTTGCGCAAGCGGAGTACAGCGATCGCCCGGCGGAGGGAGGCAGCGTCAAGCAGTCGCTCATCGCGTCCTACGCCAGGGAGCTCGCCCCCAAGGTCAAGGCCGCCATCACCGCCGGCGCGCACGTCGACGAGAATGGCCACGCCGGCGCGGGCGAGCAGCCGCTGGAGAGCTGCAGCGGGTCTGGGTGCACCAGCTGGACCAACCAGTTCACCATCCTGCTCCGCCGCAGCCTCAAGGAGCGCCGCCACGAGACCTTCACGTCGCTCCGCCTCTTCCAGATCATCGCGCCGGCGCTGGTGGCGGGGGCCATGTGGTGGCGCTCCACGCCACTGGAGGTGCAGGACCGGATgggcctcctcttcttcatctccaTCTTCTGGGGCGTCTTCGCCTCCTTCAACGCCGTCTTCGCCTTCCCGCAGGAGCGCCCCGTCCTCGCCCGCGAGCGCGCCTCCGGCATGTACTCCCTCTCCTCCTACTTCATGGCCAGGATGGCCGGCGACCTGCCCATGGAGCTCGCCCTGCCCGCCGCCTTCACCCTCATCGTCTACCTCATGGCGGGGCTCAACCCGGCGCCCGCCGCCTTCGCGCTCACCCTCCTCGTCATCCTCTCCTACGTGCTCGTCGCCGAGGGGCTCGGGCTCGCCATCGGCGCcctcatgatggacgccaagcgcgccTCCACGCTCGCCACCGTCATCATGCTCGCCTACCTCCTCACCGGCGGCTTCTACGTCCACAACGTGCCCATCTTCATGATCTGGGCCAAGTACTCCTCCTTCACCTACTACTGCTACCGCCTGCTCATCGCCGTGCAGTACAGCGGCCACCTCGCCCAGCTGCTCCCGCTCGACTCCACGCACGGCGAGGCCGGCACCTGGACCTGCGTCGGAGCCCTCGTCGCCATGTTCTTCGCCTACCGCCTGCTCGCGTACTTCGCCCTGCGCCGGGTCAGGACGtga